The following coding sequences are from one Hymenobacter sp. DG25A window:
- the aroC gene encoding chorismate synthase produces MSNSYGRLFRITTFGESHGPGIGVILDGCPAGLAVSTEEIQAALDRRRPGQSDLTTPRKEADQVEVLSGLFGGYTTGTPISLLIRNQDQASHDYSHIEHAYRPSHADYTYDQKYGRRDYRGGGRSSARETAARVAAGAIAAALLRQHGIVAQSYVSQVGAVQVPVGHEQLDLGLIDTNPARCPHPETAERMAELIRQTRDRHDTVGGVVTGVVHGVPAGLGEPVFDKLHAELGKAMLSINAVKAFEYGSGFAGTLLFGSEHNDQFYTDEQGAVRTRTNHSGGIQGGISNGQEIYFRVAFKPVATILQPQATINDQGEEITLAGRGRHDPCVLPRAVPIVDAMTNLVLADMLLRARANRV; encoded by the coding sequence ATGAGCAATTCATACGGACGCCTGTTTCGCATTACCACCTTCGGCGAATCGCATGGGCCCGGCATTGGCGTTATCCTGGATGGCTGCCCGGCGGGACTGGCCGTTAGCACGGAAGAAATTCAGGCGGCCCTGGACCGCCGCCGCCCCGGCCAGAGCGACCTGACCACGCCCCGCAAAGAAGCCGACCAGGTAGAAGTGCTGTCCGGCTTGTTTGGCGGCTATACCACCGGCACGCCCATCAGCCTGCTCATCCGCAACCAGGACCAGGCCAGCCACGACTACTCCCACATCGAGCACGCCTACCGCCCCTCGCACGCCGACTATACCTACGACCAGAAATACGGCCGCCGCGACTACCGTGGGGGCGGGCGCAGCTCTGCCCGCGAAACGGCCGCCCGCGTAGCTGCCGGAGCCATTGCCGCCGCTCTGCTGCGCCAGCACGGCATCGTGGCCCAAAGCTACGTGTCCCAGGTAGGCGCCGTGCAGGTGCCCGTGGGGCATGAGCAGCTGGATCTGGGGCTGATTGATACCAACCCCGCGCGCTGCCCGCACCCGGAAACGGCCGAGCGCATGGCCGAGCTGATCCGCCAGACCCGCGACCGGCACGACACCGTGGGTGGCGTGGTAACTGGCGTAGTGCACGGCGTACCTGCCGGACTGGGCGAGCCGGTGTTTGATAAGCTGCACGCCGAGCTAGGCAAAGCCATGCTGAGCATTAATGCCGTGAAGGCCTTTGAATACGGCTCCGGTTTTGCCGGCACGCTGCTGTTCGGCTCTGAGCACAACGACCAGTTTTACACCGATGAACAGGGCGCGGTGCGCACCCGCACCAACCACAGCGGCGGCATTCAGGGCGGCATCAGCAACGGGCAGGAAATTTATTTTCGGGTAGCGTTTAAGCCCGTAGCCACCATTCTGCAGCCTCAGGCCACTATTAACGACCAGGGCGAGGAAATTACCCTGGCCGGCCGGGGCCGCCACGACCCCTGCGTGCTGCCGCGCGCCGTACCTATCGTAGATGCCATGACCAACCTGGTGCTGGCCGATATGCTGTTGCGGGCCCGCGCTAACCGGGTATAA
- a CDS encoding NifU family protein yields MNTTSPTAPVSIYAEASPNPESMKFVLNATLVSEGVSVDYPNVEAATNSPLAQELFNFDYVGRVFIAQNFVTITKTSEHQWTQLIPELRTFLKSYVEAGGPIFTVDPTAEHKAAQTAAAGDSSEQDQQTSQKIIDLLENYVRPAVEQDGGNITFRSYKDGVVTVNLQGSCSGCPSATVTLKSGIENLLKRMVPEVTEVVAEGITAH; encoded by the coding sequence ATGAATACTACTTCCCCTACCGCGCCGGTTTCCATCTACGCCGAAGCCTCGCCCAACCCTGAGTCCATGAAGTTTGTGCTCAACGCCACGCTGGTAAGCGAAGGTGTGAGCGTAGACTATCCTAACGTAGAAGCCGCTACCAATTCGCCGCTGGCCCAGGAGCTTTTTAACTTTGATTATGTAGGCCGCGTGTTCATTGCGCAGAACTTCGTAACCATCACCAAAACCTCTGAGCACCAGTGGACGCAGCTGATTCCCGAGCTGCGCACTTTCCTGAAATCGTACGTGGAAGCCGGTGGCCCCATCTTCACCGTAGACCCTACTGCTGAGCACAAAGCGGCCCAAACGGCCGCCGCCGGCGACTCCTCCGAGCAGGACCAGCAAACCAGCCAGAAAATCATCGACCTGCTGGAAAACTACGTGCGCCCCGCCGTGGAGCAGGATGGTGGCAACATCACCTTCCGCAGCTATAAAGATGGCGTGGTAACCGTAAACCTGCAGGGTTCCTGCTCCGGCTGCCCCTCCGCCACCGTTACGCTGAAATCAGGCATTGAAAACCTGCTGAAGCGCATGGTACCGGAAGTAACGGAAGTAGTTGCTGAAGGCATTACCGCCCACTAA
- a CDS encoding DUF5777 family beta-barrel protein, producing MRYRYLLSLLVLLSGFLPLRSSAQDTSNDLLRQLNQQVPADSVAPVAATFKGTRVINGQSVETPRAQVLLFLISHRFGPLNSGAYNFFGLDQATIRLGLEYGFTDRLALGIGRSSLEKTFDGFAKYRLLRQQTGSRLMPVSVTLLGTTALTSLRYSGPERPFRTRLAYTGQALVARKLSEGLSLQLMPTFIHRNLVNTPHDQNDVWALGAAGRQKLTQRVAFTAEYYYVLPGATADDFRNSLALGFDIETGGHVFQLHVTNAQAMIEPLFIPRTAGDFFDGDIFFGFNISRAFAFGGENPRRW from the coding sequence ATGCGCTACCGGTATCTGCTTTCCCTTCTGGTTCTCCTATCAGGCTTTCTTCCCCTACGCAGCTCGGCGCAGGACACCAGCAACGACCTGCTCCGGCAGCTCAACCAGCAAGTGCCCGCCGATAGCGTCGCGCCGGTAGCCGCTACGTTTAAAGGTACGCGCGTCATCAACGGGCAATCCGTAGAAACGCCCAGGGCACAGGTACTGCTGTTTCTGATTTCGCACCGCTTTGGGCCGCTGAACAGTGGCGCCTACAACTTCTTTGGGCTAGATCAGGCTACCATCCGGCTGGGGCTAGAGTATGGTTTCACCGACCGGCTGGCCCTAGGTATCGGGCGCAGCTCCCTAGAAAAGACCTTCGATGGCTTTGCGAAATATCGGCTGCTGCGGCAGCAAACCGGCAGCCGCCTCATGCCCGTCTCGGTAACGCTGCTGGGAACTACGGCTCTCACCAGCTTACGCTACAGCGGGCCGGAGCGGCCTTTCCGCACGCGCTTAGCCTATACCGGGCAGGCCCTGGTAGCCCGCAAATTATCCGAAGGGCTTTCCTTGCAGCTGATGCCCACCTTCATTCACCGCAACCTAGTGAACACCCCGCACGACCAGAACGACGTGTGGGCGCTGGGCGCGGCCGGGCGCCAGAAGCTAACCCAACGCGTAGCTTTCACGGCCGAATACTACTATGTTTTGCCCGGCGCAACAGCCGATGATTTCCGCAATTCCCTGGCCCTGGGCTTTGACATTGAAACCGGTGGCCACGTATTTCAGCTGCACGTAACCAATGCCCAGGCCATGATTGAGCCGCTGTTCATCCCCCGCACAGCCGGTGACTTCTTCGATGGCGACATTTTCTTCGGGTTCAATATTTCCCGTGCGTTTGCCTTTGGTGGTGAGAACCCCCGCCGTTGGTAA
- a CDS encoding YceI family protein — MRLLRIFFLSFLLPLAALGQGRYMTHSGGISFYSSAPLEDIEAKTQQAGGIIDLGTGQLAFSVSMKSFVFPNGLMQEHFNENYVESDRYPKSTFVGKLLGFNAATMQTSGPQQVQAEGDLTIHGVTHQVRVPGTLELRDNGLQLHAKFSVAPADYNIKIPRLVREHIAKSVAVTVNMLCPPASQP, encoded by the coding sequence ATGAGACTTCTCAGAATCTTTTTTCTCTCGTTTCTGCTACCCCTGGCTGCCTTAGGGCAGGGCCGATACATGACGCACAGCGGGGGCATCAGCTTTTACTCCTCCGCGCCCCTGGAAGATATTGAGGCAAAAACCCAGCAGGCCGGCGGCATCATCGACCTCGGCACCGGCCAGCTGGCTTTCTCCGTTTCCATGAAATCCTTTGTATTCCCCAACGGACTGATGCAGGAGCACTTCAATGAGAACTATGTGGAATCGGACCGCTACCCGAAATCCACCTTTGTGGGCAAGCTTTTGGGCTTTAACGCGGCCACCATGCAAACCAGCGGCCCGCAACAAGTACAGGCCGAAGGCGACCTGACCATTCATGGCGTAACGCATCAGGTACGGGTACCCGGCACGCTGGAGCTGCGCGACAATGGCCTGCAGCTCCACGCAAAATTCAGCGTGGCGCCCGCCGATTACAATATAAAAATCCCCCGGCTGGTGCGCGAGCATATTGCCAAGTCGGTGGCCGTAACCGTGAATATGCTTTGTCCGCCTGCTTCTCAACCTTAA
- a CDS encoding c-type cytochrome: protein MLLRLFLLAGALSLVSGCAYDNAEELFPAPACDTSAVTYQGTIAPILQANCLSCHNSTTAEGSIVLEEAHEVQHLAEQGTLLGVVTHAPGFPAMPKDAPQLSACDIAAIRAWIEAGAPDN from the coding sequence ATGCTACTCCGACTGTTTTTGCTGGCCGGGGCCCTCAGCCTGGTCAGCGGTTGCGCCTATGATAATGCCGAAGAGCTGTTCCCGGCGCCGGCCTGTGATACTTCCGCCGTTACCTACCAGGGCACCATTGCGCCTATCCTGCAAGCCAACTGCCTTTCCTGCCATAACAGTACTACCGCCGAGGGCAGTATTGTGCTGGAAGAGGCGCACGAAGTACAGCATCTGGCCGAGCAGGGTACCCTGCTGGGCGTAGTAACGCACGCCCCGGGCTTCCCAGCCATGCCCAAAGATGCCCCCCAGCTAAGCGCCTGCGACATAGCCGCCATTCGGGCCTGGATAGAAGCAGGTGCTCCTGATAACTAG
- a CDS encoding RNA polymerase sigma factor: MQPEQLPALLAGCRRMERTSQRQLYTRYYSYALSICLRYAHDREAAMEVVNDGFMKLFRDIGRFDPGRYELQSSFHGWLKSIMIHTAIDYYRAQVKHQQQLALEEEAYIRPDAAPTPLDNLAYEDLTALIQQLTPAYRTVFNLYVLDGFTHEEIARQLGISVGASKSNLSKARGHLRAFLQRTHHYAHAQSIG; this comes from the coding sequence ATGCAACCGGAACAGCTGCCTGCCCTACTGGCGGGCTGCCGCCGTATGGAGCGCACCAGTCAGCGGCAGCTCTACACCCGGTACTACAGCTATGCCCTGAGCATCTGCCTGCGCTATGCCCATGATCGGGAGGCAGCCATGGAAGTGGTGAATGATGGGTTTATGAAGCTATTCCGCGACATCGGGCGCTTCGACCCGGGCCGCTACGAGTTGCAAAGCTCATTTCATGGCTGGCTGAAGAGCATCATGATTCACACGGCCATTGATTATTACCGGGCCCAGGTGAAGCACCAGCAGCAGCTGGCCCTGGAAGAAGAAGCCTACATCCGCCCGGATGCCGCCCCTACCCCACTGGACAATCTGGCCTACGAAGACCTGACCGCGCTGATTCAGCAGCTCACGCCCGCCTACCGCACAGTATTCAATTTATATGTATTGGATGGTTTCACCCACGAGGAAATAGCCCGCCAGCTGGGCATTTCGGTAGGCGCCTCCAAATCAAACCTCTCCAAAGCCCGGGGTCATCTACGGGCGTTTTTGCAACGCACCCACCACTATGCCCACGCCCAATCTATCGGATGA
- the secDF gene encoding protein translocase subunit SecDF — translation MRNKGLIITLTVIVSVLCAYFLMLTFVSRNVQQKAVNYATRNGSVDQQRRQHYLDSVWRAPVFGPLTYRDVREKELGLGLDLKGGMHVTLEVSPVEIVRAMAGNSKDPKFNQAIQRAQQLQKASPTTPFTALFAQSFREVAPGDRLARIFANTTNKSRGIDFNSSDEKVIAAIDKEEEEAIDRSFNILRTRVDKFGVNQPTIQRVKGTGRIQIELPGVDNPERIRKLLQGQAKLEFWEVWRTDEFAPYFNQLNEVLTAQEAAGKTSATTSTAATVTDSTSAKAAAGDSTSLASQLAKKKDTKATADTAAAQQSSQLARLFTMPGALGSNVRDTARVNALMRSPEVRAVLPANLTFLWDVKPSVIDGQEYLQLYAIRKTREATAPLGGDVVSDARQDYDQGGRPEVSMQMNPSGAKKWQRLTASNIGRQVAIVLDDNVYSAPVVQSEIAGGNSSISGNFTIEEAQDLANVLKAGKLPAPTRIVEEAVVGPSLGQEAINQGLFSSLAGLAIIMIFMAAYYGRAGLVADAALLFNGFLIMGVLAQFGTALTLPGIAGLVLTFGMSVDANVLIFERIREELNHGLHLKDAINKGYARAFTAIFDSNVTTMLIAVILGFFGTGPVQSFAVTLGIGVLTSFLSAVFVSRLIIEYLTKGKDTSKIQFTTFLSRNLFQNLNFDIVGKRKYAYTFSTVFIVIGFVLMYFQGGPNLGVDFRGGRSYIVDFNKAEVASDVRIALEKDFQGAGTEVKTFGSPNRLRITTGYLADDESVGADKKVEQALLNGLKKYGADQPQIKSTSKVGATIADDIKKTSILSLGLTLLGIFVYVLFRFEKWQYSMAAVVALFHDALLVIAAFPIARLFGLNYEMDQIFVAAVLTVIGFSMNDTVVIYDRIREYLHENKHLTFAQVVNPALNSTFSRTMITFTTVFLVVLVLYIFGGETLRSFSFAMIVGVIFGTYSSLFIATPIILDTYGRKEARERGVEHTTEIADAGGAPKLSTTVQ, via the coding sequence ATGCGTAATAAAGGACTCATTATCACGCTCACGGTTATCGTATCCGTGCTGTGTGCCTATTTTTTGATGCTAACGTTTGTATCGCGCAACGTGCAGCAGAAAGCCGTAAATTATGCCACCCGCAACGGGAGCGTAGATCAGCAGCGGCGCCAGCACTATCTGGACTCCGTTTGGCGGGCGCCGGTATTCGGCCCCCTCACCTACCGGGATGTGCGCGAGAAGGAACTGGGCCTCGGCCTTGACCTGAAAGGCGGCATGCACGTTACGCTGGAAGTATCGCCGGTGGAGATTGTACGCGCTATGGCGGGCAACTCCAAGGACCCCAAGTTCAACCAGGCTATTCAGCGTGCCCAGCAGCTGCAGAAGGCCAGCCCTACCACGCCCTTCACGGCTCTGTTTGCGCAGAGCTTCCGCGAAGTGGCTCCCGGCGACCGGCTGGCCCGCATTTTCGCTAACACTACCAACAAGAGCCGGGGTATCGACTTCAACTCCTCCGATGAAAAGGTAATTGCCGCCATCGATAAGGAAGAAGAAGAAGCCATTGACCGCTCCTTCAACATCCTGCGCACCCGCGTAGACAAGTTCGGCGTAAACCAGCCCACCATTCAGCGGGTGAAAGGTACCGGCCGCATTCAGATTGAATTGCCCGGCGTAGATAACCCCGAGCGTATCCGCAAGCTGCTCCAGGGCCAGGCTAAGCTGGAGTTCTGGGAAGTATGGCGCACCGATGAATTCGCCCCTTATTTCAACCAGTTGAACGAAGTACTGACCGCGCAGGAAGCGGCCGGCAAAACCTCTGCTACTACCTCTACCGCTGCTACCGTAACGGACAGCACCTCGGCTAAAGCCGCCGCCGGCGACTCTACCTCACTGGCCAGCCAGCTGGCCAAGAAGAAAGACACGAAAGCTACTGCTGACACCGCTGCCGCGCAGCAGAGCAGCCAGCTGGCGCGTTTGTTCACCATGCCCGGTGCCCTGGGCTCTAACGTGCGCGACACCGCCCGCGTGAATGCCCTGATGCGCAGCCCCGAAGTACGCGCCGTATTGCCCGCTAACCTCACCTTCCTGTGGGATGTGAAGCCCAGCGTAATCGACGGTCAGGAATACCTGCAGCTGTATGCTATCCGCAAAACCCGCGAGGCGACGGCCCCGCTGGGTGGCGACGTGGTATCGGATGCCCGCCAGGACTACGACCAGGGCGGCCGCCCCGAGGTTTCGATGCAGATGAACCCCTCGGGTGCCAAGAAGTGGCAGCGTCTCACGGCCAGCAATATTGGTCGTCAGGTAGCCATTGTGCTCGATGACAACGTGTACTCCGCCCCGGTGGTGCAGTCGGAAATTGCCGGTGGCAACTCCAGCATTTCGGGCAACTTCACCATTGAAGAAGCCCAGGATTTGGCCAACGTACTGAAGGCCGGTAAACTGCCCGCTCCTACCCGCATCGTGGAAGAAGCCGTAGTAGGTCCGTCGTTGGGTCAGGAGGCTATCAACCAGGGTCTGTTCTCCTCGCTGGCTGGTCTGGCTATCATCATGATTTTCATGGCCGCTTACTATGGTCGTGCGGGTCTGGTGGCTGATGCCGCGCTGCTCTTCAACGGCTTCCTGATTATGGGTGTGCTGGCGCAGTTTGGTACTGCCCTTACCCTGCCCGGTATTGCCGGTCTGGTGCTCACCTTCGGTATGTCGGTTGATGCCAACGTACTGATCTTCGAGCGTATTCGGGAAGAGCTGAACCACGGTCTGCACCTGAAGGACGCTATTAACAAAGGCTACGCCCGCGCTTTCACGGCCATCTTCGACTCCAACGTGACGACGATGCTGATTGCCGTGATTCTGGGCTTCTTCGGTACAGGTCCGGTACAAAGCTTCGCGGTAACGCTGGGCATTGGCGTACTCACCTCGTTCCTGTCGGCCGTATTCGTGTCGCGTCTGATCATTGAGTATCTGACCAAAGGCAAAGACACCAGCAAGATTCAGTTCACCACGTTCCTGTCGCGGAACCTGTTCCAGAACCTGAATTTTGACATTGTGGGCAAGCGCAAGTACGCTTATACCTTCTCCACGGTGTTCATTGTTATCGGCTTTGTGCTGATGTACTTCCAGGGTGGTCCTAACCTGGGCGTTGACTTCCGCGGTGGCCGTTCGTACATCGTTGACTTCAACAAAGCGGAAGTTGCTTCAGACGTTCGTATTGCCCTGGAGAAAGACTTCCAGGGTGCCGGTACTGAGGTAAAAACCTTCGGCTCGCCCAACCGTCTGCGCATCACCACCGGCTACCTGGCCGATGACGAAAGCGTAGGAGCGGACAAGAAAGTAGAGCAAGCTCTGCTGAATGGCCTGAAGAAATACGGCGCCGACCAGCCCCAGATCAAGAGCACTTCCAAAGTAGGCGCTACCATTGCCGACGACATCAAGAAGACCTCGATTCTGAGCCTGGGCCTCACGCTGCTGGGTATCTTCGTGTACGTGCTGTTCCGCTTTGAGAAGTGGCAGTACTCCATGGCGGCCGTAGTGGCACTGTTCCACGATGCCCTGCTGGTAATTGCGGCCTTCCCCATTGCCCGCCTGTTTGGTCTGAACTATGAGATGGACCAGATTTTCGTGGCGGCCGTGCTGACGGTTATCGGTTTCTCCATGAACGATACGGTGGTTATCTACGACCGTATCCGGGAGTATCTGCACGAGAACAAGCACCTCACGTTTGCCCAGGTGGTAAACCCGGCGCTGAACAGCACCTTCTCCCGTACCATGATTACCTTCACTACGGTATTCCTGGTGGTGTTGGTACTGTACATCTTCGGCGGTGAAACGCTGCGCTCCTTCTCCTTCGCCATGATTGTGGGGGTAATTTTCGGCACGTACTCGTCGCTGTTCATTGCCACGCCTATTATCCTGGACACCTACGGCCGCAAAGAGGCCCGCGAGCGGGGTGTGGAGCACACCACGGAAATTGCCGATGCCGGCGGTGCCCCCAAACTGTCGACGACGGTTCAATAG